The Ascidiaceihabitans donghaensis genome includes the window CTCGACAGGGCGTTGCTTCCACTTGAAAAATTCTGCGCCTTGCTGAGCGGTCTTGCGATATTTTCGCTGATGTTTCTGGCCGCATATTCCGTCATCGGCCGCAAGTTCTTTGCCTCTCCTCTGCCGGGTTATGTTGACTACATTGAAGCCGCCATGCCCATCATTGCGATTATGGGCGTGTCCTATGTACAGCGCGATGGCACCCATATTCGCATGGACATGTTTGTGTCCGCGCTTAAGGGGCGGCTGTTGTGGTTGTTTGAGTTGATTTCGGTTCTAATGATCCTCATTTTGATGGCCGCTTTGACGTGGGGCGCATGGGAGCATTTTGAGCGCTCATTCGACTGCGCACGCCCTTTGTGCAGCCGTGACAGTTCCATCGACATCGGCATTCCCATCTGGCCTTCGAAACTGGTGGTTCCGGTCGCTTTTGCCGTTCTGGTCATGCGTTTGGTTTTGCAGGCTGTGGGCTATGGCCGCGCCCTTGTGTTGGGCCTTGAAAGCCCTGTGGCGGTGCCTCTGAATCTCAGCGTGGCAGAACAAGCCCGTATTGAGGCCGAAAGCCTGGAAGGGGCCGACTGATGGATCCTATTGATATCGGCCTTTGGGTGTCCAGCGGCATGCTGGTTATGGTCATTTTGGGCATGCGTGTGGCTTTTGCAGCTGGCATGGCGGGCTTTGTCGGCATTTTCTGGATCTTCTGGGAAAAGAAGGACTATGCGTGGGATGCGCTGCTGTTTTGGAATGAACGACGCGAGATTTGGGACGGGGCCCTTGCCAAAGCGTTCCTGATCGCGGGCCAAGTCCCCCATTCTAAAGTTTCCGCGCAGGTTCTGTCCCTGATCCCTGTCTTTATCATGATCGGCTACATGGCCTATCACGCCCGCCTGACCACGGCGCTGTTCGAGGCTGCGAAGCGCTGGATCGCATGGGTGCCGGGGGGGCTTGCGGTGTCTACCGTCTTTGCCACCGCAGGGTTCGCCGCTGTGTCGGGCGCATCTGTCGCCACAGCCGCCGTGTTTGCACGCATTGCGATCCCGGAAATGCTGAAGATCGGATACAACAAGCAATTCGCGGCAGGCGTCGTGGCGGCGGGGGGCACATTGGCCTCGCTTATTCCGCCGTCAGCGATCCTTGTGATCTATGCCATCATCGTGGAACAGGACGTGGGCAAACTGCTGCTTGCCGGTTTCATCCCCGGTGCGTTTTCGGCCATTGTCTATGCGGGTCTGATCATCGGGATTGCAGTCATTTTCAAAAGTGTCGGCCCGCCTGTGTCGGGCTTTACGTGGAAAGAACGCTTTGAAAGCCTGCCACCCGCACTGCCCATTGTGGCCGTGGTCGTGATCATCATCTTCTTTGTCTACAACCCCTTTGGCGACGCCTGGGGCACACCGACGGAAGGCGGCGCGATTGGGGCGTTCATCATCTTCCTGATGGCGCTATACCGCGGCATGCGTTGGCCCGCGCTGAAAGAGGCGTTGCTGGACACAGCCAAGTTGACGGTGATGATCTTCACCATCATCTGGGGCGTTCTGATCTATGTGCGGTTTTTGGGCTTTGCAAAGCTGCCTGATGCGTTTTCAGACTGGATCACGGCGCTGGAAATGTCGCCCATGCTGATCCTTGTGTGCATCCTTTTGGCCTATGCCGTTTTGGGGATGTTCATGGATGCCATCGGGATGCTGCTGCTGACGTTGCCTGTGGTCTATCCGGCGGTCATGGCGCTGAATGGAGGCGAAAACGTAGCGGCTGCGGACAGTGCGTTCGGGATGTCGGGGCCAATGTGCGCGATCTGGTTTGGGATATTGGTGGTGAAGATGGCAGAGTTCTGCCTGATCACGCCGCCCATCGGCCTCAACTGCTTTGTGGTTGCGGGCGTGCGTGACGATCTGACGGTGCAGGATGTGTTCAAAGGTGTGACACCTTTCTTTCTGGCGGATGCTGCGACTATTGCGATGCTGGTGGCGTTTCCGGGGATTGTGCTTTGGCTTCCAAGCCTCGTGGGGTGAATTTTTCCCCTTTGCACCGATGGGCATTTAAATAACTTGGACAAGTCAAAAAGTTTTTAAGGGGTGAGTGCATATGGCGGATCGATTTTTCACAGATCAAGCGACCACAGGGTTTACGTATGTTCTGTCGACCTATCTTGATGCGGCGACAGGCACAGAGTTCTTTTATCAGATGCGGTTTTCCGGGTCCGATTTTGAGTTCGGTGAGGCACGCACGCCAGTTGATGGGCTGTACAATCAGATTTCTTTTGAGCTGGAATACACAGAACCCAATGGCGGCGATACCGTGTTGCAGCCTGTCTTGCAGTACACGGGACCCACGCAGGACCTGTCAGATTTGTTTGATCAGTATGACACGCCTGCCATCGGCATGAGTTATATGTTGTTGGCTTTGGTGTCGTTGACAACAGGGCGCTTGCCAGGAGACGCAGGTGTGTCGATTTTGGCCAATGCGCCCGGGGGGCAGACGTCCGGCACCCGAAATAACGATGTGATCAACGTCAGCGACGACAACAGTTGGTTCAGTGCGGGGTGGGGCGATGATTACATGGTCGCGACCGGAGGTCCTGTGCGCTTCAAAGGGCAAGCAGGCGACGATCATCTGATTGGCGCGGACGGTCACGACATTTTGCGCGGCGGTTCCGGCCACGATAGTATCGAAGGGCAGGCGGGCGACGACAAGATTTACGGGCAAAGCGGCAATGACGCTCTGCGCGGCGGTGCAGGCGACGATTGGGTGCTGGGCGGCAGCGGTCGTGATTATTTGATTGCCGGCGCCGGGCGCGACCAGCTGAGTGGAGGGACCGGGGCGGATATGTTCATCTTCAACATCGCGACCGAAGACACGGCGTTAAGCGCACATAACATCGAAGACGGACGAAATGTCGTGCGCGACTTTGATTTTGCAGAAGATGTGCTGCGATTTGGCGTGGGCTACAACAACACTTTGACACAAGCCGATGCTTTTGCGTGGTTTTCAGAACATGCCACCGACGCAGGGGACAAGGTGCGGATCGTTGACGGGAACGTGCGTATCATCATCAAAAACGCATCTGTGGGCGACTTTTCAATCGAACACTTCGCAGGCAGCGACACACATGGAAACTATGATGCGTGGCTTTTGGGCTAACGCCTAAAGCCGTGGCATGACTGTGCTGTGCAAGGCGTTTGCCACGCTGTCCACGTCATGGGCACCGTCAACCACGACAAAACGGTCCGGAAACTCTTGTGCGAGGGCCAGAAAACCGGCGCGCATCTGTTTTTGCAAATCCGACCCGAAAGTCTCAAAACGCTCTTCGACGCCTTGGCGCGAGAGGGCGCGTGACAGGCCTACCTCGGGATCCATGTCGATCAATACTGTCAGGTCAGGCTCGCGGCCGATCATCAGATCGTGCAATTGATCCACTGTGCTGCGCAGGTCGCCACGCGACAGGCCCTGATACATGCGGGTGCTGTCGGCGAAACGGTCGCAAATCACGATTTTTCCGGCCTCCAAAGCCGGTTGTATGGTGCGTTCCATATGGTCGCGACGGGCCGCTGTGAACAACAAAATCTCTGTTTCGGCAGACCAACGGTCAGGATCGCCTTGCAAGACAAGGGCGCGGATTTCCTCGGCGCCCGCGCTGCCACCGGGTTCGCGGGTGACGATGACGTCGCGCCCCAAAGCCGTCAGATGATCGGCCAGAAGCCGGACTTGCGTGGATTTGCCAGACCCGTCGATACCTTCAAATGAGATAAACAGACCTGCGGGCTTTTGCGCCGTGCTTTCAGAGGTCGTAAATGGTGTGGTCACGATCCGGTTGGCCCTGCATTCAAACGCGCAATCAACTGCTGCGCTGCGGTGCTAAGACGCGCCATAAAGCCACCATCGGCGACATCGGATTCCGCAACCAATGGAATGCGTGTTTCCGGTAGGCCCTCGGGGGACAAGACAAGTTCTGCCAGGGGTTGGCCTTTTTCGATGGGGGCTTGGATGGGGCCCGTATAGACCACCTCCGCTTCAACTTCAGAGCCAGCAAGGACAGGCAACAGCACAGAAACATCTTCTGCCGGAACCAACCCGACTTTAGGGACCGCGCCCATCCAGACATCTGCCGTGGCCAGACGTTCACCTGCTTTGGCCAGACCGCGTTGGGCGAACTGGCGGAAGGCCCAGTTGACAATGGATTCAGATTCCTGAGCGCGCGCCGCGGCAGAATCGAGACCGGATACCACAAAAATGACACGTCGGTTGCCCTGCAAAGCGGATCCAACAAGACCGTAGCCGGCTTCTTGGGTGTGCCCGGTTTTCAACCCGTCCGCGCCGATGTTCAACGACAACAACGGATTTCGGTTGAACCGGTTGGAGCTTTCTTTTTGGTCGAACAGAAATTCCTTTTGGGAAAACATCGGATAAAATTCGGGGAAATCTTCGATCAGGCGGTTGGCCAACAAGGCAAGATCGCGCATCGACATGCGGTGTCCTGCGGCAGGCCAGCCATTGGAATTGGCGAAGGTGGAATTGGTCATGCCCATCTGTTGGGCGCGCTGGGTCATCATGCGGGCAAACCCCGCTTCAGTGCCATCGGGGCTGAGGGCTTCGGCAATCACCGCACACGCGTCGTTGCCTGATAAAACGATAATGCCACGCAACAGGTCTTCGACTTTGACGCGTTCGCCTGCTTTCAAAAACAGGGTAGAGCCGCCGTATTTTTGTGCCTGCGCAGAGACGGGCAATTCTTCCAGCAGATCAAGACCGCCGTTGTTTTTGCCGCGTTTCACGGCCTCGAATGCGATGTAAAGCGTCATCAATTTGGACATGGACGCAGGCGGCAACGGTGTGTCTGCGTTTTTGTTCAGCAAGACTGTGCCTGTGGTCTGGTCAATCACATATGCGGCTGTGGCCCGTGTCTCGAAGGCATGCAGCGGCAAGGTCGTCGACATGATCAAAGCGAAGATGGCAGTGATGGAACGGATCATAAGGGCACATGTCCTTTGGGTCTATGGTTCGCGTCCGACTTAGTTGGTGACGGCATAGGCGTCGGAAAAGCCTTGCGCTTTGATGGTTTTCAGCAGGGCTTTACGCTCTGATCCTGTGGCGGCAGGGCCTACCACGACACGCCAGAATGGTTTGCCGTTGTTTTCGCCGCGTTTGATTGTAGGCAACATGCCCGCGCTGCGCATTTGCTGGGCGGTGCGATTTGCATTGGCTTCAACCGAGAAAATACCGATCTGGATAAACGGCTTATCAAGGTTTGACGCAACGGGTCTGGGCGCGGGTGCTGCGGCAGATGCAGTAGTTGGGGCAGGGGCCGCGGCGTCGATGGCTGCGGACGCTGATGCTATCGGATCAAGGGCACTTTCGGACACATCCGCAGGTTCTGCCACACCGTCCACGGTTTCAGGCGCTGGCGCTTCGACGGGAACTTCTTCTTTGCGCAAGGCTGTGACGTTCAATTCAGCCGGTGCGCCAGCCAACATGCCAAGCGCTTCCGCTGCATCCGAGGAAATCTGCAACCGCGGTCCCGGAATGTCACGTTCGCGGCGGAACAAGGCGCCCACGACGAATTTGCCGTTTGTCGTATTGCGGATGATGACGCGTTCCGGATCGGTGACATCGGGATGCGCAACCCAAACGCCGCCCAAGGATGGCCGCCCGTCCCAAAGCCCAGCTTCTGTCGCGGAAAATACATCTGGCGCTTCAATGTCGCGTTCTGTGGTTTTGGTCAGCGCCCCTTTACGTGGTGCGCCATCCGCGTCCGCAGCGTTGCCGCGCAGGGATTGCGGGAACTGGAAGTTGCCGGCCCCGTCGCATCCTGCCATCAAGGCCAGCCCCAAGGCAGCTGCCATTAGTCTTTTTTGCACACGCAAAGCGTTTGAAAAACCTGTGTTATGTGCCTGTGTTGCGCTGCCCATCGCTTGTGTCATCCTAGCCTGTTACGACGCCGCCCGCGCCGGATGTGCCAATTTATGGCACGTTAAATTGCCCCCTGACGGGGATCTTTGCGCCACACTAACGCGTCATGGTCGTTCTGAAAAGGCGCAGCACTCACAATCGGCAAAAATCCCCAACGAAACCGCAGCTTACAGCTTTGCAATTGGGGGTTTGCAGAATCGGATTGACCCTTTTAGAGATACCGACGTCGGAGGAGTGGCAGAGTGGTCGAATGCACCGGTCTTGAAAACCGACGAGGGTGAAAGTCCTCCCAGGGTTCGAATCCCTGTTCCTCCGCCACCATAACGTCGTGGTAGGTTTGAATAGGTCGCTTTGAGCGGCCTTTTTCTTTGTTTACATGCAGATGCTTACATAATTGCTTTGGCATGAGTTTCTTTCGAGGATGCCTATACTCGTTCCTTGAGTGGCATAAAAAATGGCAATTTTGGGAATTGCCCTATCTGGCAAGCTAACCAAAAAGCCAGTTGAGACTTTTGGCGCTTGGCGTCATGGCGATGGCGGTGGGTTGCATTTGGTCGTTGATCCATCGGGTACGCAGTGCAGGATTATGCGCGTGGTCACTTTCAAAACAAAAAAGTGGGAAATCCTGAAAGGAGCGGGCCAACATAATTTTATGAACAGCCACGGTATTGAAAGAACCGCACATTCATGCGCAACTTCCTTTAATTGGTTTGGGTGATTTAGGCGATGGTTGTGCAGGTAGAAGATTTCATTGACCGGTGGCTTGGCTCCGGGGGTAGCGAAATGGCCACGGCGCAATCCTTTGCCATCGAACTGACCGAACTCCTTGGTGTTGACCGTCCAAATGTGTCGGACAAAGACGGGGATTTCCTCGACTACCGTTTCGAACGTCCCGTGACCTTGACGCATACGGGGCGCAAGCGGAATGGGCGGATCGACCTGTACAAAAAAGGGTCACTTTATCCTTGAGGCCAAGCAATTCGTTTCGTCGTGTACTAAAGACAAAAACACGCTGGAACTGTTCCTCAACAAAGATGCACCAAAGCAAGCGGGGCACGGCAAGCGGGGCACATCAAAATTCGACGACACGATGATGAAGGCGCGAAACCAAGCGGACAACTACGCGCGGGCCGTCGCCAAAGAAGACGGCTGGCCGCCGTTCTTGATGGTTGTGGACGTGGGCCATGTGATCGAACTCTATGCCGATTTTTCTGGGCAGGGGCAGGGGTACAACCAGTTTCCAGACGGCAATCGCTACCGTATCCACCTTGAGGATTTGCGCGAGAAAGAAACCCGCGACCTGTTGCGGACAATCTGGACCGACCCCAAAAGCCTTGACCCGTCTTTGCAATCGTCCAAGGTCACACGCGAAATTGCAACCCACCTTGCGGAACTGGGCAAAAGTTTCGAGGGGCAGGGGCACGATAGCGAGAAGGTCGCGCGATTCTTGATGCGCTGCCTGTTTTCGATGTTTGCCGAAGACGTGGACCTGATCCCGCGTGACAGTTTCACCACCTTGCTCAAGAAACTGCGCGGCCACCCGGAGCACGCGCAACCATCCCTGCAAAGCCTATGGGAAACGATGGACACGGGCGGGTTCTCACCCATTTTGACGACAGATCTCAAACGGTTTAACGGCGGGCTGTTCAAACAGGCGGATGCGCTTCCGCTTGATAATCTGCAACTTGGGTTGCTGATTGAGGCTGCCGAAGCCGATTGGCGAAAAGTGGAACCCGCCATTTTCGGCACGCTTCTGGAACGCGCGCTGGACAAACGCCAGCGTCACAAGCTGGGCGCGCATTACACGCCGCGCGCCTACGTTGAACGCCTTGTGACGCCCACGATCATGGAGCCGCTGCGCGAGGATTGGCGCGATGTGCAAACGGCCGTGCAGCGCTTGGCGGCGGATGGCAAAGGCGACGATGCGCTGAAACTTGTACGTGATTTCCATGCAAAACTATGCGAAATCCGCGTGCTGGACCCCGCCTGTGGGTCTGGTAATTTCCTATATGTGGCCCTTGAGATGATGAAACGTCTTGAGGGTGAAGTGACCGCGCTCTTGCACGAACTAGGCGAAGAACAGACAAGCTTTATCACAGTGGATCCGCACCAGTTTCTTGGGATCGAATTAAACCCTTGGGCTGCCAACGTGGCCGAACTGGTGTTGTGGATCGGCTATCTGCAATGGCACTTTCGCACTTATGGGCAGGCGGCCCCGTCTGAACCTGTCTTGCGCGACTTCAAAAATATCCGCAACGGCGATGCGGTACTGGAATGGGCGGATCGCACCCCGCGCATGGACGCGGACGGCAAGCCTGTGACCCGCTGGGACGGGATCACCACGATCCGCCACAACGTCACGGGCGAAGAAGTGCCAGACCCGACCGCGCGCATCACCGTCTATGACTACGCCAAGCCAAAGGCGACCAAATGGCCAGAGGCAGAGTTCATCGTGGGCAACCCGCCGTTTATTGGTAAGCTCAAGATGCGCGAGGCTCTTGGGGATGGGTACATTGAGGCGATTTGGAGTGCATACCCCAAGATGCCACAATCGGCTGATCTTGTGATGTTCTGGTGGGAAAAGGCTGCGCAGGCTGCGCGCGAATGGAACCCTAAGACGGGCAAAGGCACGCGGCGGTTCGGGTTGATCACAACCAATTCGCTACGCCAAACGTTTAACCAACAAGTCCTGATGCCGCATCTGAATGATAAAAAAAGGCCATTGTCGTTAATATTTGTCATTCCGGATCACCCTTGGGTGGATACGCAGTTCGGTGCTGCGGTTCGCATTGCCATGACAGTGGGAGTAGCAGGAAATAGAGCAGGACGCCTCCTGACGCTGGCGAACGAAAGTAAGGATGTGAGTGAAGTGGATGGGCGCATCGTGAGCTTCGATCACCATATCGGAAAGGTATTTGCAAACCTCCAGATTGGTGCTGACGTACCCTCCGCCAAGCCGCAAATTGCAAATTTGGGATTGGTCACGCCCGGCGTCATACCGCATGGGGAGGCCATGACGATAGACCAAGGAACTGCAATTAAGATTAATCCCTACGCGAAATTGCCCAATGTACTTCTGCGGCAGTACTGTAATGGAAGGGAGCTACTTGCAGGTTCTTTGACCAGATACGTCATCGACGCTTTTCCAAGGTCTGAGGATGAATTAAAACGCGATGCACCTGCAATTTATCAATGGCTGACAGACACAGTAAAACCTTACAGAGATGCAAATAGAGACAAGGATTTGAGAGAAAAATGGTGGCTGCATCGACGAAATAATCTAGACCTCAGAAATGGGCAGGTTGGTATAGATCGCTTTATTGGTACAGTTCTAACTTCTAAGCATAGATGGTTTACGTTTCTGCCAGTATCAGTGTTGCCGGATCAGACTATCGTTGCCTTTGCAATGGATAACGCTGAAAATTTGGCGGTTTTGTCCAGTAGGCATCATACCCAATGGGCATTGGCTGCTGGCGGTTGGCTAGGAGTTGGCAACGATCCTAGATACACGAAATCCCGTTGTTTTGACCCATTTCCCTTCCCAGATATCACCGACACCCAACGCACCCACCTTCGCCAGCTTGGCGAAGACCTCGACGCGCATCGCAAGCGCCAGCAGGCGGCGCACCCCAAGTTGACGCTGACCCAGATGTATAACGTGCTCGAAAAACTCCGCGCGAATGAACCTATCGAGGGCAAGGACAAAGACATCTATGACCAAGGTCTGATCGGCATCCTGCGTGACCTGCACGATCAAATCGACGCCGCCGTGGCCGAGGCCTATGGCTGGCCTGCGGACCTATCCGACGAAGACATCCTGTTGCGCCTTGTGGCCCTCAACAAAGAACGCGCCGAGGAAGAAGCGCGCGGCCATATCCGCTGGCTGCGCCCCGAGTATCAAAACCCGACAGGCCAGCAGGCCACCAAAGGCAAAACCGCCGATATGGATTTGGGCGTTGTTGCCAAGATCGAAAAAGCGCCGTGGCCCAAAACCTTGCCCGCGCAAATCGCCGCTGTCCGCGAAGCGCTGGACGAGATGGGCGAAGCGACACCGGAACAAATCGCCCGTCGCTTTGTGCGTGGTCGGGCCGTGACAGTGGAGCCTTTGATGGAAAGCCTCGCAGCACTTGGCCAAGCTGAGAAGGGCGAGGACGGTCGGTATGCTGCATAGACTGCGGACGCATCTTGCGTTTTTCGTCGTCGGTTTGTTGCTGGCACTCCCCTTACATGCGCAGAACTTCTCTTGCCGCATCGGCACACAACCCGCTTGCCTCGATTACGGTGATAAGGTCTGCTCAAGCAATGGTAAGTGCGTTAACAGGTCCAGCGCGTGTTTTGACCAGTATCAGTGCAACTATGAGGGCTTTACCTGCAAATCCAATGTGGCGCAGTGCGTTGACGAACATAGCGCATTGGTGAGGAAGTACAACGGCCTGCTTTCGGACTACGATGATCTGTTGTTTAAAGCCAAGAAACTGGCCACGAAACATGACGCGCTAAATGAATGTTTGCTGTATGCCAATACGCTTGAGGATTTTCAGGCGTGTGTGATTTATCAATAACCCCTGAAACGTGAAGCTGGCCAATGCTGTTCGTTCAACACAAACACCGATATTTTTGCATTCAGCTTTAGCACCCACTCTGGTCCGAACGAGTTGTTTGTGTTGGCATTTCTGAACGTCTCAAGCCCGTTTGCGCAGTGGGCAGTTGCGATTGTTTTTGCGTTTAGTTGATTTCTGGCGGGTCGATAGTCGCCGACCTAGAACAGTCATATCTCCAACGCTGTGAGATGTTTTATGTGGTGAATTTTTTGCACTCTGTTTTTTATCTAATATTGCCAAATCCTTATAGGATTTGCATGGAAGGTAGTTCTTCCGCCCCTTTCCTAATTTAGTGGTCTGCCACGATCAGCCGGCGCTTTCTGTGCTTGCTTTGATAGTACTTCCTCTGACTATTTTTGCGGCATTTGATTGCTGAAAGCAGTGTCGTTTGGTTGCGTGCAAACTGTTGTACCGTCTTTCGCTGCAGTTCCGTTAGGTCGTTGGGAACATACGCGCTTCCAAAAAACGTCTGAGTGCAAGCGTGCATTCACGCCAGTTCATCACAGTCTGCCGTCTGGGCGGCAGGGGTCAAACCGGGAAATGATATAAGAGGCAAGTCTATAAACTGCCCTTGCCTGACGTGGTTGGGGCTATCGATGTGGGAACGCAGGTTTTTCACGTCGTCTAAGGGGCGACGATGGCGGCAGTGCGGGTACGAACACAATTTGTATTTGAAGTATTGCAATGCAAAATCTAGTTACGTTATAACATAACAATTCGAAGCCTAAGACGAGAGCCATGCCCATGCCACCCACTGAAAAACGTCTGCCCGTGACATTGCTGACTGGTTTTCTTGGAGTTGGGAAAACCACCTTGCTCAACACAATCCTGTCGACCAAGGCAGGTCCCAAGATCGCGGTCGTCGTGAATGAATTTGGTGAGGCGGGATTGGATCATGATCTGATCGAGGCTGTAGATGAAGACGTCGTGCTGATGCAGTCGGGGTGTCTTTGTTGTTCTATTCGCGGTGATCTATCGCGCACATTGCAAAGCCTGATGTTTCGCCGAAAGACGTGGCGCGTCAAATTTGACCGTATCGTCATCGAAACCACAGGCCTTGCGGATCCGGGCCCTATTCTCCAGACTTTTTTAGCGGATCACTATTTGGCGTCAAAATTCCGTATCGACGGCGTTGTGACGGTCGTGGATGCTGCAATGGGTCCAGATACATTGGACCGCCAATTCGAGGCCGTGTCACAGGTTGCGATGGCAGATTTGCTTGTTGTCAGCAAAGCGGACCTTGTGTCAGACGCCGCATCCCAAGCCTTTGAGGCACGACTGAAAACCCTAAACACAACTGCAAAAGTATTGCGTGCCAAAAAAGGTGTGGTGCCCACAGAGGCGCTTTGGGGGCTAAGTGGCATGCACCGCCAAGGCAAAACCGAACCGGTCATGAAATGGTTGATGCCGAATACACCCCCCGCATCTGATGATCCGTTGGGCAACTTGTCGGGCTTCGTATCTGCCCCGCCTCCTGCGGCGCACTCACACCTGCATGACGCGCGCATCGGTTCGGCCTCTATCGTGCTGGAACGTCCAATTTCTGCCGACGCCTTTGATCTTTGGCTTGATACGCTGATCAATCTGCGCGGGCCAGATATCTTGCGCGTCAAAGGCATTGTGCATGTCGAGGGCGTGGATACGCCGTTTGTGTTTCACGGCGTCCAACACCTCTTTGATCCACCTGTGCCATTGCACGATTGGCCGGCAGGCAACCAACAGTCCCGGATTGTCATCATCGCGCGGGACATGACCCGCCCGGAACTGGCGCGCAGTCTTGATATGTTGCGTGCCTGGCAGACAGACGAAACCGCCGCTTCCCTGGAAAAGGAAATCCAACCATGACTAAAAAACTACCTGTCACTGTCTTGTCCGGCTTTCTGGGTGCGGGAAAAACGACGCTTTTGAACCGGGTTTTGAACAATCGCGAT containing:
- a CDS encoding CobW family GTP-binding protein, which gives rise to MPPTEKRLPVTLLTGFLGVGKTTLLNTILSTKAGPKIAVVVNEFGEAGLDHDLIEAVDEDVVLMQSGCLCCSIRGDLSRTLQSLMFRRKTWRVKFDRIVIETTGLADPGPILQTFLADHYLASKFRIDGVVTVVDAAMGPDTLDRQFEAVSQVAMADLLVVSKADLVSDAASQAFEARLKTLNTTAKVLRAKKGVVPTEALWGLSGMHRQGKTEPVMKWLMPNTPPASDDPLGNLSGFVSAPPPAAHSHLHDARIGSASIVLERPISADAFDLWLDTLINLRGPDILRVKGIVHVEGVDTPFVFHGVQHLFDPPVPLHDWPAGNQQSRIVIIARDMTRPELARSLDMLRAWQTDETAASLEKEIQP